A part of Aegilops tauschii subsp. strangulata cultivar AL8/78 chromosome 2, Aet v6.0, whole genome shotgun sequence genomic DNA contains:
- the LOC109748780 gene encoding uncharacterized protein — translation MFSGDWTPPCGSCCTKKYATLVQIPWRVFCKKGCNADGDTWEECIGKCTEICYKDPVLEDRQWSAYIDRSPGEDSYSLECFNACISGCGYRFDIPAEKVGLIKPNRPSKPPPPPVVERAKPGSGPPAAAGEDVPGTSA, via the exons ATGTTCTCCGGCGACTGGACGCCGCCGTGCGGCAGCTGCTGCACCAAGAAGTACGCGACCCTCGTCCAAATCCCAT GGAGGGTGTTCTGCAAGAAGGGGTGCAACGCGGACGGCGACACCTGGGAGGAGT GCATAGGTAAATGCACTGAAATATGCTACAAGGATCCGGTGTTGGAAGATCGTCAGTGGAGTGCTTATATCGATCGGTCACCAGGAGAGGACAGTTACTCCTTG GAGTGCTTCAACGCGTGCATCTCTGGGTGTGGATACAGG TTTGACATACCGGCGGAGAAAGTGGGGCTCATCAAGCCGAACAGGCCATCCAAGCCACCGCCGCCTCCTGTGGTCGAGCGGGCCAAGCCTGGCTCGGGGCCTCCTGCAGCGGCCGGTGAAGACGTGCCCGGCACATCGGCGTAG